A part of Bacteroidales bacterium genomic DNA contains:
- a CDS encoding DUF481 domain-containing protein, which yields MDNGDRITGEVKKLEYGLVTFKTDDAGTISIKWDKIASLTGKDTFEVETEEGNVYFGSILESSLPDTLIVATNLLRFEIAKASVVSIIPIKNKFLKRLDGSVGAGFSYTKATTLAQLNFNTAVQYRTKKLSTSFSYDGNFSTQEEEDATRRQEFNYLFQRFLTGRWVYGIQTGFEQNSELGLDLRINLGVAGGRNMIQNNRNVLQALVGFQGISEWLSGETGSTGDFEGIINVNYSLFKYDSPKSSISIITAAFPGITDWGRFRFNSSIKISQEIISDFTIGLTFYNSFDNRPAEGSEKNDWGVTTSIGYTF from the coding sequence ATGGATAATGGGGACCGGATCACCGGGGAGGTGAAAAAACTGGAGTATGGTCTGGTCACCTTCAAAACGGATGATGCCGGCACCATAAGCATCAAATGGGACAAAATTGCTTCACTTACCGGTAAAGACACCTTTGAGGTGGAAACAGAAGAAGGTAATGTCTATTTCGGTTCCATACTGGAATCATCCCTGCCTGATACCCTGATCGTTGCCACCAACCTGTTACGGTTTGAGATCGCCAAGGCATCTGTAGTTTCCATCATCCCGATAAAAAATAAATTTCTCAAACGGCTCGACGGATCGGTTGGGGCCGGATTCAGCTACACAAAGGCCACAACACTGGCTCAACTCAATTTCAACACGGCAGTTCAGTATCGCACAAAAAAATTGAGTACATCGTTCTCCTATGACGGAAATTTCAGCACACAGGAAGAGGAAGATGCCACGCGAAGACAGGAATTTAACTATTTATTTCAACGGTTTCTGACCGGCAGATGGGTTTATGGCATTCAGACAGGCTTTGAACAAAATTCCGAGCTGGGTTTGGATTTGCGTATCAACCTGGGGGTGGCAGGCGGAAGGAACATGATCCAAAACAACCGGAATGTATTACAGGCTCTGGTTGGTTTTCAGGGCATCAGCGAGTGGCTGTCAGGTGAAACCGGTTCGACAGGTGATTTTGAGGGGATCATAAATGTAAATTATTCCCTGTTCAAATATGATTCCCCCAAGTCCAGCATTTCCATTATAACTGCTGCATTCCCGGGAATAACCGACTGGGGCAGGTTTCGTTTTAACTCAAGCATTAAGATCAGCCAGGAGATCATCAGTGATTTTACAATCGGCCTGACTTTTTATAACTCCTTCGACAACCGGCCCGCAGAAGGATCTGAGAAGAATGACTGGGGAGTAACGACATCTATCGGATATACCTTTTGA
- a CDS encoding outer membrane beta-barrel protein — protein MKHLRYFAFVLAFFPGFFALGQGYFTTTYNIAVPLGNTKDFIDKTSPRGFGIEAGAWLNDNVSLGLEFSWNGFYKEYDYDTYHNIDGSTLTLSGRMWRYTNVYPLMGVVKYYLNSDSDFEAFLGAGLGTFIINKRTDFGLYTLEDHQWHFAMYPEVGFIYWFSDATGFTFNTRYNWAAKSGDIDAQSNLGFNFGFVFYSF, from the coding sequence ATGAAACATTTAAGATATTTCGCATTCGTTCTGGCTTTTTTCCCGGGTTTTTTCGCCCTGGGCCAGGGATATTTTACCACCACCTACAATATTGCAGTCCCTTTGGGCAATACCAAGGATTTCATTGACAAGACCAGCCCACGCGGCTTTGGAATTGAAGCCGGGGCATGGCTGAACGACAACGTTTCGCTCGGTCTCGAATTCTCGTGGAATGGATTTTACAAGGAATACGATTACGATACGTATCATAACATTGACGGATCCACCCTCACGTTATCCGGCCGTATGTGGCGCTATACGAATGTTTATCCCCTGATGGGTGTTGTAAAATATTACCTGAATTCTGACTCGGATTTTGAAGCTTTCCTGGGAGCCGGACTCGGAACCTTCATTATCAATAAAAGAACCGATTTCGGTCTGTATACCCTTGAAGATCATCAATGGCACTTTGCCATGTATCCTGAAGTAGGGTTTATCTACTGGTTTTCTGATGCAACCGGTTTTACCTTTAATACACGGTACAACTGGGCAGCGAAATCCGGAGACATCGATGCCCAGTCGAACCTCGGATTTAACTTTGGATTTGTCTTTTACTCCTTCTGA
- a CDS encoding DUF4136 domain-containing protein, which yields MTQKNNFRTWGYLLILSLPFLLFSCYPGGPEYVEDMDLVATKYDETFDFSKVNTYIMPDTVMPVYDPDYSEDADPVDAQMQKLILDEVEKQFDQLGYERIYDTINGYPDVYVTLSAFTSTYVGYYYDYWYYWWGYYPYWPPYWGGGYYPYYPWGGAVVYSYTTGTVLIQMMDPNHVDMDEQKIPVVWIGAINGLAEGGQTNISERIKRGIGQVFKQSDYL from the coding sequence ATGACCCAAAAGAATAATTTCAGAACATGGGGATACCTGTTGATCCTCAGTTTGCCTTTCTTACTTTTTTCATGCTACCCGGGCGGACCTGAATATGTTGAAGACATGGATCTTGTGGCCACAAAATATGATGAAACCTTCGATTTCTCTAAAGTGAATACTTACATCATGCCCGACACGGTCATGCCCGTCTATGACCCAGACTATTCCGAAGACGCAGATCCGGTTGACGCGCAAATGCAGAAACTCATCCTCGATGAAGTTGAAAAGCAGTTCGATCAGCTTGGCTATGAACGGATATACGATACAATCAACGGATATCCTGATGTTTATGTAACGCTGAGTGCTTTTACATCGACCTATGTAGGGTATTATTACGATTACTGGTACTACTGGTGGGGCTACTATCCCTACTGGCCACCTTACTGGGGCGGGGGATATTATCCTTATTATCCCTGGGGCGGAGCCGTTGTGTACAGTTACACGACAGGAACCGTGCTGATCCAGATGATGGATCCCAATCATGTGGACATGGATGAACAGAAGATACCCGTTGTCTGGATCGGAGCTATCAATGGTCTGGCTGAGGGAGGACAGACAAATATCTCTGAGCGCATCAAACGTGGAATCGGACAGGTTTTCAAACAATCCGACTATCTTTAG
- a CDS encoding outer membrane beta-barrel protein, which translates to MKNLAIIVVLTVMALSSFSGLWAQGRPMQFYAIAGYQFGGRLDFYEGSFKIQDHGNWGLGLDIETQPGMMAGFSYSRMNTTGHFDSYYPITYPETDIDLTVDYFQLAVKRGSSKENLEGYGLFSLGATWFNVMDEDIEDGWMFSVALGAGLNYFFTDRVGIKVQGRLLMPMYFAGMGMFVGIGTGGASTGVSANAWAPIVQGDFSGGLVFKIKE; encoded by the coding sequence ATGAAAAATCTTGCAATCATTGTTGTTCTGACCGTGATGGCCCTTTCTTCTTTTTCAGGTCTGTGGGCTCAGGGCAGGCCCATGCAGTTCTATGCCATTGCCGGGTATCAGTTTGGCGGCCGTTTGGATTTTTACGAAGGGTCATTCAAGATCCAGGATCACGGGAACTGGGGACTCGGGCTGGATATAGAAACCCAACCGGGAATGATGGCAGGTTTTTCATACAGCCGGATGAATACGACTGGTCATTTCGACTCGTATTATCCAATCACCTATCCGGAAACAGATATCGATCTGACCGTAGATTATTTCCAGCTAGCCGTTAAAAGAGGCAGCAGCAAAGAAAACCTGGAAGGATACGGCCTTTTCTCACTTGGTGCAACATGGTTCAATGTAATGGATGAGGATATTGAGGATGGATGGATGTTCTCCGTGGCACTGGGTGCTGGCCTTAACTATTTCTTTACTGACCGGGTAGGCATCAAAGTGCAGGGCCGGTTGCTGATGCCGATGTATTTTGCTGGGATGGGAATGTTTGTCGGCATCGGGACCGGCGGTGCAAGTACGGGTGTCAGCGCCAATGCCTGGGCCCCCATTGTTCAGGGCGATTTCAGCGGAGGACTGGTTTTCAAGATCAAAGAGTAA